One genomic region from Drosophila busckii strain San Diego stock center, stock number 13000-0081.31 chromosome 3R, ASM1175060v1, whole genome shotgun sequence encodes:
- the LOC108603514 gene encoding protein jagunal — MATRGGPMVAGTDGNDFEFRQKVANTYQISLLNKSRLKCCIFFHALLFFVMLAKLTSDILDRLDIFVLEIEELEVPPPLWWEYVWSASLLTSFLGLSAARGNKVRDMQKYIIAIFVMAVLPLMYCFAYYFGDVWEFLTMDKSIELEETDILVWRGYPYAVFWYAFCFLGFQIHGFTLYFAYNLVKAWKARTATRKFQ, encoded by the exons ATGGCAACTCGCGGCGGTCCAATGGTCGCGGGCACAGATGGCAACGACTTCGAATTCAGGCAGAAAGTGGCCAACACATATCAAATTAG cttgttGAACAAATCACGCCTGAAGTGCTGCATTTTCTTTCATGCCCTGCTTTTCTTCGTTATGCTGGCCAAGCTAACATCCGATATTTTGGATCGATTGGATATATTTGTGCTAGAAATCGAAGAGTTAGAGGTGCCGCCTCCGTTGTGGTGGGAATATGTTTGGTCTGCCTCGCTGCTCACCTCATTTCTGGGCCTGTCCGCGGCACGTGGCAACAAGGTACGCGACATGCAAAAGTACATCATTGCCATTTTTGTAATGGCTGTGCTGCCGCTGATGTATTGCTTTGCCTATTACTTTGGCGATGTGTGGGAGTTTTTAACTATGGACAAGTCCATAGAGCTGGAGGAAACTGATATTCTAGTGTGGCGC GGCTATCCCTATGCTGTGTTCTGGTATGCCTTCTGTTTCCTAGGCTTTCAAATACACGGATTTACGCTGTATTTTGCCTATAATTTGGTCAAGGCCTGGAAGGCAAGAACTGCCACGCGCAAGTTCCAGTAA
- the LOC108604306 gene encoding katanin p60 ATPase-containing subunit A1 isoform X1, producing MFNANAQNWLSMGDTLTASALTSRPNIVSNVGQALNNNNANAQSHQFMRQRSLTSSNQTLERNGLTLRPQSPPNVQVEYEVAMPFMPAYRHTPYHSLWDLHQCSSTPPTSLSHMARMMDSLILDTLSPFAFTKITATSRPTRNSNNAVKKTPPDSGSVTSSHTQAHRPINNLGANAPNGLGIGSAMPLRSKQRLPTQASNAEVAPQPRSNQPAMPFPSQQPQDIRWVSSLRRRDPELQPTLPSINSNLHNNMQQSHHGSAGNVGVAASNNNAGVGLRLARPTRASALTAAVRKSRSVERLRARKLSTNTQLTLKHKPVKKNSLDDNSNSDDQDATTSIEDNSLAQSTIHHTPRYSPKTKAKHFSPLGYEGHLVDTLEKDILQRHPCIKWTDVAGLNEAKTILQEAVVLPIIMPEFFKGIRRPWRGVLMVGPPGTGKTMLAKAVATECGTTFFNVSSSTLTSKYRGESEKLVRLLFEMARFYAPSTIFIDEIDALCASRGSDSEHEASRRFKAELLIQMDGLNASMQEEKVIMVLAATNHPWDIDEAFRRRFEKRIYIPLPNEDTRSALLKLCLKEVCLAPELNTSKLGEELQGYSGSDISNVCRDASMMAMRRLISGRTPQQIKQIRREDVDQPITLQDFLDAQQRTKKSVSADDVARFEKWMEEYGSC from the exons ATgtttaatgcaaatgcacaaaattgGCTTAGCATGGGCGACACGCTGACAGCGTCAGCGCTAACATCACGGCCGAATATTGTCAGCAACGTTGGCCAGGCgcttaacaataacaatgcgaACGCTCAATCGCATCAATTTATGCGTCAACGGTCACTAACCAGCTCCAATCAGACGCTGGAACGCAATGGTCTAACATTGAGACCACAATCGCCGCCAAATGTGCAAGTGGAATATGAAGTTGCTATGCCATTTATGCCTGCCTACAGACATACGCCATATCACTCATTATGGGATCTGCATCAGTG CTCATCCACACCACCCACGAGCTTGTCGCATATGGCGCGCATGATGGACTCATTAATATTGGACACGCTGTCACCGTTTGCCTTCACCAAAATCACCGCCACTAGTCGACCCACgcgcaatagcaacaatgcCGTCAAGAAGACGCCGCCGGACAGTGGAAGTGTGACATCCAGTCACACGCAAGCACATCGGCCGATAAATAATCTGGGCGCCAATGCACCCAATGGCTTGGGAATTGGCAGCGCAATGCCGCtgcgcagcaagcagcgttTGCCCACACAAG CTTCCAATGCAGAGGTGGCGCCACAGCCGCGGTCTAATCAGCCAGCGATGCCGTTTCCCTCACAGCAGCCGCAGGACATACGCTGGGTATCATCGTTGCGTCGACGCGATCCTGAGCTACAGCCTACGCTGCCCTCGATCAACAGCAATCTGCATAATAATATGCAACAGAGTCATCATGGCAGTGCCGgcaatgtgggcgtggctgccaGTAACAATAATGCCGGAGTTGGCTTGCGTCTAGCACGCCCCACCAGAGCTTCAGCCTTGACGGCAGCTGTGCGTAAAAGTCGCTCTGTGGAGCGTCTGAGAGCGCGCAAGCTGAGCACAAATACGCAGCTGACGCTTAAGCATAAGCCGGTTAAGAAGAATTCACTGGATGACAATTCCAATTCTGATGATCAGGATGCCACCACATCAATTGAAGATAACTCGCTGGCTCAGTCAACCATTCACCATACGCCGCGTTACTCGCCCAAGACCAAGGCTAAGCACTTCTCACCGTTGGGCTACGAAGGCCACTTGGTGGACACGCTGGAGAAAGATATACTCCAGCGACATCCGTGCATCAAATGGACAGATGTGGCGGGCCTTAATGAGGCCAAAACTATACTGCAG GAAGCTGTAGTGCTGCCCATTATAATGCCAGAGTTCTTCAAGGGCATACGTCGTCCTTGGCGTGGTGTCTTAATGGTGGGCCCACCGGGCACAGGCAAAACCATGCTAGCCAAGGCAGTGGCCACCGAATGCGGCACTACATTCTTCAATGTCTCCTCATCCACACTCACATCCAAGTATCGTGGCGAAAGCGAAAAGCTCgtgcgtttgctttttgaaATGGCGCGATTCTATGCCCCCAGCACCATTTTTATAGACGAAATCGATGCATTGTGTGCCTCGCGTGGCAGCGACTCGGAGCATGAGGCTAGTCGTCGATTTAAAGCGGAGCTATTAATACAAATGGATGGACTTAATGCAAGCATGCAGGAGGAGAAGGTTATTATGGTGCTGGCGGCGACAAATCATCCTTGGGACATTGATGAGGCCTTCCGACGACGCTTCGAGAAGCGCATTTACATACCGCTGCCGAATG AGGACACACGTTCTGCGCTGCTCAAGCTTTGCCTCAAGGAAGTGTGCCTGGCGCCTGAGCTAAACACCAGCAAGCTGGGTGAGGAGCTGCAGGGTTATTCCGGCTCGGACATAAGCAATGTATGCCGTGATGCCTCAATGATGGCCATGCGTCGCCTTATCTCAGGTCGCACGCCGCAGCAGATAAAGCAAATCAGACGCGAGGATGTGGATCAGCCTATAACGCTGCAGGATTTTCTCGACGCGCAGCAGCGCACCAAGAAATCTGTGTCGGCCGACGATGTGGCACGTTTCGAGAAATGGATGGAAGAGTATGGCTCCTGCTAG
- the LOC108604306 gene encoding katanin p60 ATPase-containing subunit A1 isoform X3, which translates to MRGEETYRRTTREKIVLRGNTTIRTVDSTSTYLPMMSAGSSTPPTSLSHMARMMDSLILDTLSPFAFTKITATSRPTRNSNNAVKKTPPDSGSVTSSHTQAHRPINNLGANAPNGLGIGSAMPLRSKQRLPTQEVAPQPRSNQPAMPFPSQQPQDIRWVSSLRRRDPELQPTLPSINSNLHNNMQQSHHGSAGNVGVAASNNNAGVGLRLARPTRASALTAAVRKSRSVERLRARKLSTNTQLTLKHKPVKKNSLDDNSNSDDQDATTSIEDNSLAQSTIHHTPRYSPKTKAKHFSPLGYEGHLVDTLEKDILQRHPCIKWTDVAGLNEAKTILQEAVVLPIIMPEFFKGIRRPWRGVLMVGPPGTGKTMLAKAVATECGTTFFNVSSSTLTSKYRGESEKLVRLLFEMARFYAPSTIFIDEIDALCASRGSDSEHEASRRFKAELLIQMDGLNASMQEEKVIMVLAATNHPWDIDEAFRRRFEKRIYIPLPNEDTRSALLKLCLKEVCLAPELNTSKLGEELQGYSGSDISNVCRDASMMAMRRLISGRTPQQIKQIRREDVDQPITLQDFLDAQQRTKKSVSADDVARFEKWMEEYGSC; encoded by the exons atGCGTGGCGAGGAAACCTACAGGCGCACCACACGCGAAAAGATTGTGCTGCGTGGCAACACAACAATACGCACTGTGGACTCCACATCCACATATTTGCCAATGATGAGCGCAGG CTCATCCACACCACCCACGAGCTTGTCGCATATGGCGCGCATGATGGACTCATTAATATTGGACACGCTGTCACCGTTTGCCTTCACCAAAATCACCGCCACTAGTCGACCCACgcgcaatagcaacaatgcCGTCAAGAAGACGCCGCCGGACAGTGGAAGTGTGACATCCAGTCACACGCAAGCACATCGGCCGATAAATAATCTGGGCGCCAATGCACCCAATGGCTTGGGAATTGGCAGCGCAATGCCGCtgcgcagcaagcagcgttTGCCCACACAAG AGGTGGCGCCACAGCCGCGGTCTAATCAGCCAGCGATGCCGTTTCCCTCACAGCAGCCGCAGGACATACGCTGGGTATCATCGTTGCGTCGACGCGATCCTGAGCTACAGCCTACGCTGCCCTCGATCAACAGCAATCTGCATAATAATATGCAACAGAGTCATCATGGCAGTGCCGgcaatgtgggcgtggctgccaGTAACAATAATGCCGGAGTTGGCTTGCGTCTAGCACGCCCCACCAGAGCTTCAGCCTTGACGGCAGCTGTGCGTAAAAGTCGCTCTGTGGAGCGTCTGAGAGCGCGCAAGCTGAGCACAAATACGCAGCTGACGCTTAAGCATAAGCCGGTTAAGAAGAATTCACTGGATGACAATTCCAATTCTGATGATCAGGATGCCACCACATCAATTGAAGATAACTCGCTGGCTCAGTCAACCATTCACCATACGCCGCGTTACTCGCCCAAGACCAAGGCTAAGCACTTCTCACCGTTGGGCTACGAAGGCCACTTGGTGGACACGCTGGAGAAAGATATACTCCAGCGACATCCGTGCATCAAATGGACAGATGTGGCGGGCCTTAATGAGGCCAAAACTATACTGCAG GAAGCTGTAGTGCTGCCCATTATAATGCCAGAGTTCTTCAAGGGCATACGTCGTCCTTGGCGTGGTGTCTTAATGGTGGGCCCACCGGGCACAGGCAAAACCATGCTAGCCAAGGCAGTGGCCACCGAATGCGGCACTACATTCTTCAATGTCTCCTCATCCACACTCACATCCAAGTATCGTGGCGAAAGCGAAAAGCTCgtgcgtttgctttttgaaATGGCGCGATTCTATGCCCCCAGCACCATTTTTATAGACGAAATCGATGCATTGTGTGCCTCGCGTGGCAGCGACTCGGAGCATGAGGCTAGTCGTCGATTTAAAGCGGAGCTATTAATACAAATGGATGGACTTAATGCAAGCATGCAGGAGGAGAAGGTTATTATGGTGCTGGCGGCGACAAATCATCCTTGGGACATTGATGAGGCCTTCCGACGACGCTTCGAGAAGCGCATTTACATACCGCTGCCGAATG AGGACACACGTTCTGCGCTGCTCAAGCTTTGCCTCAAGGAAGTGTGCCTGGCGCCTGAGCTAAACACCAGCAAGCTGGGTGAGGAGCTGCAGGGTTATTCCGGCTCGGACATAAGCAATGTATGCCGTGATGCCTCAATGATGGCCATGCGTCGCCTTATCTCAGGTCGCACGCCGCAGCAGATAAAGCAAATCAGACGCGAGGATGTGGATCAGCCTATAACGCTGCAGGATTTTCTCGACGCGCAGCAGCGCACCAAGAAATCTGTGTCGGCCGACGATGTGGCACGTTTCGAGAAATGGATGGAAGAGTATGGCTCCTGCTAG
- the LOC108604306 gene encoding katanin p60 ATPase-containing subunit A1 isoform X2, which translates to MFNANAQNWLSMGDTLTASALTSRPNIVSNVGQALNNNNANAQSHQFMRQRSLTSSNQTLERNGLTLRPQSPPNVQVEYEVAMPFMPAYRHTPYHSLWDLHQCSSTPPTSLSHMARMMDSLILDTLSPFAFTKITATSRPTRNSNNAVKKTPPDSGSVTSSHTQAHRPINNLGANAPNGLGIGSAMPLRSKQRLPTQEVAPQPRSNQPAMPFPSQQPQDIRWVSSLRRRDPELQPTLPSINSNLHNNMQQSHHGSAGNVGVAASNNNAGVGLRLARPTRASALTAAVRKSRSVERLRARKLSTNTQLTLKHKPVKKNSLDDNSNSDDQDATTSIEDNSLAQSTIHHTPRYSPKTKAKHFSPLGYEGHLVDTLEKDILQRHPCIKWTDVAGLNEAKTILQEAVVLPIIMPEFFKGIRRPWRGVLMVGPPGTGKTMLAKAVATECGTTFFNVSSSTLTSKYRGESEKLVRLLFEMARFYAPSTIFIDEIDALCASRGSDSEHEASRRFKAELLIQMDGLNASMQEEKVIMVLAATNHPWDIDEAFRRRFEKRIYIPLPNEDTRSALLKLCLKEVCLAPELNTSKLGEELQGYSGSDISNVCRDASMMAMRRLISGRTPQQIKQIRREDVDQPITLQDFLDAQQRTKKSVSADDVARFEKWMEEYGSC; encoded by the exons ATgtttaatgcaaatgcacaaaattgGCTTAGCATGGGCGACACGCTGACAGCGTCAGCGCTAACATCACGGCCGAATATTGTCAGCAACGTTGGCCAGGCgcttaacaataacaatgcgaACGCTCAATCGCATCAATTTATGCGTCAACGGTCACTAACCAGCTCCAATCAGACGCTGGAACGCAATGGTCTAACATTGAGACCACAATCGCCGCCAAATGTGCAAGTGGAATATGAAGTTGCTATGCCATTTATGCCTGCCTACAGACATACGCCATATCACTCATTATGGGATCTGCATCAGTG CTCATCCACACCACCCACGAGCTTGTCGCATATGGCGCGCATGATGGACTCATTAATATTGGACACGCTGTCACCGTTTGCCTTCACCAAAATCACCGCCACTAGTCGACCCACgcgcaatagcaacaatgcCGTCAAGAAGACGCCGCCGGACAGTGGAAGTGTGACATCCAGTCACACGCAAGCACATCGGCCGATAAATAATCTGGGCGCCAATGCACCCAATGGCTTGGGAATTGGCAGCGCAATGCCGCtgcgcagcaagcagcgttTGCCCACACAAG AGGTGGCGCCACAGCCGCGGTCTAATCAGCCAGCGATGCCGTTTCCCTCACAGCAGCCGCAGGACATACGCTGGGTATCATCGTTGCGTCGACGCGATCCTGAGCTACAGCCTACGCTGCCCTCGATCAACAGCAATCTGCATAATAATATGCAACAGAGTCATCATGGCAGTGCCGgcaatgtgggcgtggctgccaGTAACAATAATGCCGGAGTTGGCTTGCGTCTAGCACGCCCCACCAGAGCTTCAGCCTTGACGGCAGCTGTGCGTAAAAGTCGCTCTGTGGAGCGTCTGAGAGCGCGCAAGCTGAGCACAAATACGCAGCTGACGCTTAAGCATAAGCCGGTTAAGAAGAATTCACTGGATGACAATTCCAATTCTGATGATCAGGATGCCACCACATCAATTGAAGATAACTCGCTGGCTCAGTCAACCATTCACCATACGCCGCGTTACTCGCCCAAGACCAAGGCTAAGCACTTCTCACCGTTGGGCTACGAAGGCCACTTGGTGGACACGCTGGAGAAAGATATACTCCAGCGACATCCGTGCATCAAATGGACAGATGTGGCGGGCCTTAATGAGGCCAAAACTATACTGCAG GAAGCTGTAGTGCTGCCCATTATAATGCCAGAGTTCTTCAAGGGCATACGTCGTCCTTGGCGTGGTGTCTTAATGGTGGGCCCACCGGGCACAGGCAAAACCATGCTAGCCAAGGCAGTGGCCACCGAATGCGGCACTACATTCTTCAATGTCTCCTCATCCACACTCACATCCAAGTATCGTGGCGAAAGCGAAAAGCTCgtgcgtttgctttttgaaATGGCGCGATTCTATGCCCCCAGCACCATTTTTATAGACGAAATCGATGCATTGTGTGCCTCGCGTGGCAGCGACTCGGAGCATGAGGCTAGTCGTCGATTTAAAGCGGAGCTATTAATACAAATGGATGGACTTAATGCAAGCATGCAGGAGGAGAAGGTTATTATGGTGCTGGCGGCGACAAATCATCCTTGGGACATTGATGAGGCCTTCCGACGACGCTTCGAGAAGCGCATTTACATACCGCTGCCGAATG AGGACACACGTTCTGCGCTGCTCAAGCTTTGCCTCAAGGAAGTGTGCCTGGCGCCTGAGCTAAACACCAGCAAGCTGGGTGAGGAGCTGCAGGGTTATTCCGGCTCGGACATAAGCAATGTATGCCGTGATGCCTCAATGATGGCCATGCGTCGCCTTATCTCAGGTCGCACGCCGCAGCAGATAAAGCAAATCAGACGCGAGGATGTGGATCAGCCTATAACGCTGCAGGATTTTCTCGACGCGCAGCAGCGCACCAAGAAATCTGTGTCGGCCGACGATGTGGCACGTTTCGAGAAATGGATGGAAGAGTATGGCTCCTGCTAG
- the LOC108604306 gene encoding katanin p60 ATPase-containing subunit A1 isoform X4 encodes MRGEETYRRTTREKIVLRGNTTIRTVDSTSTYLPMMSAGSSTPPTSLSHMARMMDSLILDTLSPFAFTKITATSRPTRNSNNAVKKTPPDSGSVTSSHTQAHRPINNLGANAPNGLGIGSAMPLRSKQRLPTQASNAEVAPQPRSNQPAMPFPSQQPQDIRWVSSLRRRDPELQPTLPSINSNLHNNMQQSHHGSAGNVGVAASNNNAGVGLRLARPTRASALTAAVRKSRSVERLRARKLSTNTQLTLKHKPVKKNSLDDNSNSDDQDATTSIEDNSLAQSTIHHTPRYSPKTKAKHFSPLGYEGHLVDTLEKDILQRHPCIKWTDVAGLNEAKTILQEAVVLPIIMPEFFKGIRRPWRGVLMVGPPGTGKTMLAKAVATECGTTFFNVSSSTLTSKYRGESEKLVRLLFEMARFYAPSTIFIDEIDALCASRGSDSEHEASRRFKAELLIQMDGLNASMQEEKVIMVLAATNHPWDIDEAFRRRFEKRIYIPLPNEDTRSALLKLCLKEVCLAPELNTSKLGEELQGYSGSDISNVCRDASMMAMRRLISGRTPQQIKQIRREDVDQPITLQDFLDAQQRTKKSVSADDVARFEKWMEEYGSC; translated from the exons atGCGTGGCGAGGAAACCTACAGGCGCACCACACGCGAAAAGATTGTGCTGCGTGGCAACACAACAATACGCACTGTGGACTCCACATCCACATATTTGCCAATGATGAGCGCAGG CTCATCCACACCACCCACGAGCTTGTCGCATATGGCGCGCATGATGGACTCATTAATATTGGACACGCTGTCACCGTTTGCCTTCACCAAAATCACCGCCACTAGTCGACCCACgcgcaatagcaacaatgcCGTCAAGAAGACGCCGCCGGACAGTGGAAGTGTGACATCCAGTCACACGCAAGCACATCGGCCGATAAATAATCTGGGCGCCAATGCACCCAATGGCTTGGGAATTGGCAGCGCAATGCCGCtgcgcagcaagcagcgttTGCCCACACAAG CTTCCAATGCAGAGGTGGCGCCACAGCCGCGGTCTAATCAGCCAGCGATGCCGTTTCCCTCACAGCAGCCGCAGGACATACGCTGGGTATCATCGTTGCGTCGACGCGATCCTGAGCTACAGCCTACGCTGCCCTCGATCAACAGCAATCTGCATAATAATATGCAACAGAGTCATCATGGCAGTGCCGgcaatgtgggcgtggctgccaGTAACAATAATGCCGGAGTTGGCTTGCGTCTAGCACGCCCCACCAGAGCTTCAGCCTTGACGGCAGCTGTGCGTAAAAGTCGCTCTGTGGAGCGTCTGAGAGCGCGCAAGCTGAGCACAAATACGCAGCTGACGCTTAAGCATAAGCCGGTTAAGAAGAATTCACTGGATGACAATTCCAATTCTGATGATCAGGATGCCACCACATCAATTGAAGATAACTCGCTGGCTCAGTCAACCATTCACCATACGCCGCGTTACTCGCCCAAGACCAAGGCTAAGCACTTCTCACCGTTGGGCTACGAAGGCCACTTGGTGGACACGCTGGAGAAAGATATACTCCAGCGACATCCGTGCATCAAATGGACAGATGTGGCGGGCCTTAATGAGGCCAAAACTATACTGCAG GAAGCTGTAGTGCTGCCCATTATAATGCCAGAGTTCTTCAAGGGCATACGTCGTCCTTGGCGTGGTGTCTTAATGGTGGGCCCACCGGGCACAGGCAAAACCATGCTAGCCAAGGCAGTGGCCACCGAATGCGGCACTACATTCTTCAATGTCTCCTCATCCACACTCACATCCAAGTATCGTGGCGAAAGCGAAAAGCTCgtgcgtttgctttttgaaATGGCGCGATTCTATGCCCCCAGCACCATTTTTATAGACGAAATCGATGCATTGTGTGCCTCGCGTGGCAGCGACTCGGAGCATGAGGCTAGTCGTCGATTTAAAGCGGAGCTATTAATACAAATGGATGGACTTAATGCAAGCATGCAGGAGGAGAAGGTTATTATGGTGCTGGCGGCGACAAATCATCCTTGGGACATTGATGAGGCCTTCCGACGACGCTTCGAGAAGCGCATTTACATACCGCTGCCGAATG AGGACACACGTTCTGCGCTGCTCAAGCTTTGCCTCAAGGAAGTGTGCCTGGCGCCTGAGCTAAACACCAGCAAGCTGGGTGAGGAGCTGCAGGGTTATTCCGGCTCGGACATAAGCAATGTATGCCGTGATGCCTCAATGATGGCCATGCGTCGCCTTATCTCAGGTCGCACGCCGCAGCAGATAAAGCAAATCAGACGCGAGGATGTGGATCAGCCTATAACGCTGCAGGATTTTCTCGACGCGCAGCAGCGCACCAAGAAATCTGTGTCGGCCGACGATGTGGCACGTTTCGAGAAATGGATGGAAGAGTATGGCTCCTGCTAG